From Penicillium psychrofluorescens genome assembly, chromosome: 1, one genomic window encodes:
- a CDS encoding uncharacterized protein (ID:PFLUO_000931-T1.cds;~source:funannotate) has product MPSSSIVLDLMAQHLLSGQHAAIGLSLVLFVFMFLPTLLILVAVIVFFAFYYPRLSKPYMEDREHGKHSQSKQVEMKS; this is encoded by the coding sequence atgccctcttcctccatcgtCCTCGACCTCATGGCCCAACACCTTCTCAGCGGCCAGCATGCGGCCATCGGGCTGAGCCTGGTCCTCTTTGTTTTCATGTTCCTACCGACCCTGCTCATCCTCGTGGCGGTGATTGTCTTCTTCGCGTTTTACTACCCGCGACTGAGCAAGCCCTATATGGAGGATAGGGAGCACGGCAAGCACTCCCAGTCGAAGCAAGTCGAGATGAAGAGTTGA
- a CDS encoding uncharacterized protein (ID:PFLUO_000928-T1.cds;~source:funannotate), translated as MSEQESSSEDSSIRESGGTPMDPEKAEHPPERQENGDSENNQQGETPRMPRVRFRSNASFWQEAPRNPPPEDVRAEWDRSQRQGLPHRPTMPYSHETADITDTPLPERTDQADGTTAKEEKPADEKAPEEGKKPIYNPERWMPSSVRDRYNSATKSIKQRITTISNVLGRPAADGDDLRPGLYRPDWASGGEVPLSDVTDNKHKTDEEKRQHQGATSSEAHRLVRDLTQDHSAKRRKGRGRPYPQRGTEFSGGEDEGALESGLRYRSGGGGILSQLIKLNNPSQDQKGGSSAGMSRTSSQSSVDSSTPRGPASPSKRDKPKWYKKPNASTSTLVGAGSGNISGATTPVSSEIMSAASKRQGKLTNGKMRLEDEIRITVHIAEIIARQRYIMQLCRALMAFGAPTHRLEEYMQMTAKVLEVDSQFLYLPGCMVMSFDDPSTRTTEVKLVRIAQSVDLARLSDTHLVYKNVIHDVIGIEEAIQELDDIQNRKPRFNKFIVVLVYGLATATVGPFAFNARPIDMPIIFINGCLVGAMQNVAAPHSVLYSNVFEVTASVLTSFLARAFGSIPRTVVDGKRQGNLFCFSAIAQASIALILPGFLVLCSSLELQSHQIIAGSIRMVYAIIFSLFLGYGITVGTTLYGLMDDHATSSITCPPEGAFKNPYVQRFPFVAIMSVWLLIINQGKWKQGPPMTVIALSGYISNYFSTKKLGSNSQVANTVGAFTIGIMGNLYSRLWHGHAATAILPGIFVLVPSGLAATGSLITGVESADQIRQNISSKTSSSSAPGAGLNSNSIFSLGFGMIQVAIGITVGLFLAALIVYPYGKRRSGLFSF; from the coding sequence ATGTCCGAGCAGGAAAGCAGCAGCGAGGATTCATCTATTCGTGAAAGCGGCGGGACACCGATGGACCCTGAAAAAGCAGAACATCCaccagaaagacaagaaaatgGCGATTCGGAAAACAACCAGCAGGGCGAGACGCCTCGCATGCCGCGTGTCCGGTTTCGATCAAATGCCAGTTTCTGGCAGGAGGCGCCTCGAAATCCTCCGCCTGAGGATGTGCGTGCCGAGTGGGATAGATCGCAGCGCCAGGGCCTACCACATCGGCCAACCATGCCTTACTCTCACGAAACTGCGGATATCACAGATACGCCGTTGCCGGAGCGGACCGACCAGGCTGATGGGACAACAgccaaagaagagaagccTGCTGATGAGAAAGCACCGGAAGAGGGCAAGAAACCAATCTACAATCCCGAGCGATGGATGCCGTCCAGCGTTAGAGATCGGTACAATTCGGCAACGAAATCCATCAAACAGAGAATCACAACCATCAGCAACGTGCTGGGACGTCCTGCcgctgatggagatgattTAAGACCCGGCCTGTACCGTCCAGATTGGGCGTCTGGGGGGGAAGTTCCCCTGTCAGACGTCACTGACAACAAACACAAGACTGATGAAGAGAAGCGGCAGCACCAGGGAGCAACCAGCTCCGAAGCCCATCGGCTGGTGCGAGATCTGACGCAAGATCACTCGGCCAAGCGTCGCAAAGGTCGCGGTAGACCATACCCCCAGAGAGGAACCGAATTCAGCGGAGGAGAGGATGAAGGCGCGCTCGAATCGGGGCTTCGATATCGCtccggtggtggtgggatttTGTCGCAGTTGATCAAGCTCAATAACCCCAGCCAGGATCAGAAGGGGGGCAGCAGCGCCGGTATGTCTCGAACATCAAGTCAGTCTTCCGTCGATAGTTCTACACCGCGCGGCCCAGCGTCGCCCAGCAAGCGGGATAAGCCCAAGTGGTACAAGAAACCAAATGCTTCAACGTCAACTCTGGTAGGAGCCGGATCAGGAAACATCAGCGGAGCAACAACCCCGGTGTCTAGCGAGATTATGTCGGCAGCGTCCAAACGACAAGGAAAACTGACGAACGGGAAAATGAGactggaggatgagatccGAATCACGGTGCACATTGCCGAGATCATTGCTCGCCAACGGTATATCATGCAACTCTGTAGGGCCCTCATGGCCTTCGGGGCACCGACACATCGACTGGAAGAATACATGCAGATGACCgccaaggtgctggaggtggaTAGCCAGTTTCTCTACTTGCCCGGGTGCATGGTCATGTCGTTTGATGATCCCTCGACGCGCACAACAGAAGTCAAACTGGTCCGCATTGCCCAGAGCGTCGATCTCGCTCGACTCTCGGACACCCATCTGGTCTATAAAAACGTCATCCACGACGTGATCGGCATTGAAGAGGCAATCCAGGAACTCGACGATATCCAAAACAGAAAGCCTCGATTCAACAAGTTCATTGTCGTCTTGGTGTACGGTCTGGCCACTGCAACCGTGGGCCCGTTCGCCTTCAACGCACGACCAATCGACAtgcccatcatcttcatcaacggGTGTCTCGTTGGCGCGATGCAGAACGTCGCCGCACCCCACTCGGTGCTCTACTCGAACGTGTTCGAAGTGACCGCCTCAGTCCTGACATCCTTTCTCGCCCGAGCCTTCGGCAGCATCCCACGCACCGTCGTGGACGGGAAACGGCAGGGAAACCTATTCTGCTTCTCGGCCATCGCGCAAGCCTCAATCGCACTAATCCTCCCGGGGTTCTTGGTGCTCTGCAGCAGTCTCGAACTGCAGTCCCACCAAATCATCGCAGGGTCAATCCGGATGGTGTACGCGATTATCTTCTCCCTGTTTCTGGGCTACGGCATCACCGTCGGAACCACCCTCTACGGACTCATGGACGATCACGCCACATCGTCCATCACCTGCCCGCCCGAAGGCGCCTTCAAGAACCCCTACGTGCAGCGATTCCCCTTCGTAGCCATCATGTCCGTCTGGCTCCTGATCATCAACCAAGGAAAATGGAAGCAAGGCCCGCCGATGACCGTCATCGCGCTGTCGGGGTATATCAGCAACTACTTCAGCACGAAGAAGCTGGGCTCGAACTCGCAAGTCGCGAACACCGTTGGCGCGTTCACGATCGGCATCATGGGAAACCTGTACAGCCGCCTCTGGCACGGGCACGCTGCGACCGCGATTCTACCGGGAATCTTTGTCCTGGTGCCGTCCGGTCTCGCGGCGACGGGGTCCTTGATCACGGGGGTGGAGTCCGCCGACCAGATTCGGCAGAATATTTCATCGAAAACATCTTCGAGCTCGGCGCCTGGGGCGGGACTCAATAGTAACTCGATATTCAGTCTAGGGTTTGGTATGATTCAGGTTGCTATTGGGATTACGGTGGGGCTGTTTTTGGCTGCATTGATTGTTTATCCGTATGGCAAGCGGAGGAGTGGATTGTTCAGTTTCTGA
- a CDS encoding uncharacterized protein (ID:PFLUO_000932-T1.cds;~source:funannotate), which yields MEKPHSYRPITQSRRFSFFSSQSHESITSSVWEDLNGSLDHLLQERYHKSHPSPNQPVWWLDIRDATDQDIASVTQTLSIHPLTAEDIATRDPREKVEVFPNYYLVSFQTLLSSPSSRSNDDSHRTDIPPSAGLYIFVFHYGVVTFSPGGCGHVRRVRHRMRKMHNPEILSSDWICYALIDDIIDSFEPFMRTIERESEAIEDQVFIARIDDVKALIPQIDFLRKKITHITRVLHGKVDVLNGFVKRCQAPGKGADADAVFPNGDLLLYLGDVQDHLVTTLSSLAHTDEIISRSRVNCLAQLSATNIRVSFAINSIMGKLTLLAAVIVPMHLVTGLFGMNVEVPGQHSSGLSWFFGIVGVFGAFMVICIAIAAKMRLL from the exons ATGGAGAAACCGCACAGCTACCGACCCATCACCCAGAGCCGGCgcttcagcttcttctcctcacAGAGCCACGAAtccatcacctcctccgtctgggaAGATCTGAACGGCAGCTTGGACCACTTGCTACAGGAGCGATACCACAAGAGCCACCCAAGCCCCAACCAGCCCGTCTGGTGGCTCGACATCCGCGATGCCACCGATCAGGATATCGCGTCCGTCACACAAACACTCTCCATCCACCCGCTGACGGCGGAGGATATCGCAACCCGCGATCCAcgcgagaaggtcgaggtgTTCCCGAACTACTATCTTGTTTCCTTCCAGACGCTCCTGAGCTCGCCCTCATCTCGAAGCAACGACGACAGCCACCGCACGGACATCCCTCCATCGGCGGGGCTGTACATTTTTGTCTTTCACTATGGGGTTGTGACCTTCTCACCGGGTGGGTGTGGCCATGTGCGTCGGGTGCGGCATCGGATGCGCAAGATGCACAATCCGGAGATATTGTCCAGTGACTGGATCTGCTATGCACTAAT AGACGACATAATCGACAGCTTCGAGCCCTTTATGCGGACCATCGAGCGCGAGTCCGAAGCAATCGAAGACCAAGTCTTCATCGCGCGCATCGACGACGTCAAAGCCCTCATCCCGCAAATCGACTTCCTCCGCAAGAAAATCACACACATAACCCGCGTGCTACacggcaaggtcgacgtGCTGAACGGCTTCGTGAAAAGATGCCAAGCACCCGGCAAAGGCGCtgacgccgacgccgtcTTCCCCAACGGAGACCTGCTCCTATATCTGGGCGACGTGCAAGATCACCTCGTCACCACGTTGTCGAGTCTCGCGCACACCGACGAAATCATCAGCCGCTCGCGGGTGAACTGTCTGGCGCAGCTGAGTGCCACGAATATCCGCGTGAGTTTCGCAATTAACTCCATTATGGGCAAGTTGACTCTGCTCGCGGCCGTCATTGTGCCCATGCACCTGGTAACGGGGCTTTTTGGAATGAATGTTGAAGTTCCCGGGCAGCATTCCAGTGGGTTATCGTGGTTCTTTGGGATTGTGGGTGTGTTTGGTGCGTTTATGGTTATTTGTATTGCTATTGCGGCGAAGATGAGGCTCTTATAG
- a CDS encoding uncharacterized protein (ID:PFLUO_000929-T1.cds;~source:funannotate) — translation MATTTPVASSSCDTLITPLSRAHIAQPFSKAMDDSDVELSALESTPPQPITPKLLREASDLTWRESLESTKDTVILVRRRGRFRLWQQQQFKNSLLASVGYLELANAGDFAANVWNQIPVSRFAAALMGIGGTFALGMALVAARDFQLSWRNVKLLRMERGHLQRLRVNQDRNPDLVSLLDCWLGVGVRELGTEVVDRIVMDGLMGAGSVLVGIGTLMAIGGADRRVYKASNLLSGYIGNALAAIFGLVNAVWSAYLLHRFRGHDAAVLAQKPSNTIRRRLQVRSTRFKWHASVNGLNGLVAGAASLVTAERWWGYVVLIPCIISMVLCNFLWRKKLGYDRPVLGDSSPASMQLTPLFEDLEYAIAMQRALADAEISLPRNIVQDDSLESILQFIANNRMLEQYGESLARDKKTRGILSECARRGPFGDEILMSPTLLFALSTSPTRSQTLLDHAKRFLLTDGYIAFVHRERRLLELLGYAAWRDQTTSPSPSTPTSATPIDGV, via the coding sequence atggcgacgacgacacccgtcgcctcctcctcctgcgACACTCTCATCACCCCTCTGTCACGAGCCCACATCGCCCAGCCCTTCTCAAAAGCCATGGACGACTCCGACGTGGAACTCTCGGCCCTCGAatccacaccaccacagcctATAACACCTAAACTCCTCCGCGAAGCCAGCGATCTTACATGGCGTGAATCTCTCGAGTCAACAAAAGACACCGTCATCCTAgtccgccgccgtggccgctTCCGGCTCTGGCAACAGCAGCAGTTCAAAAATAGTCTCCTCGCCAGCGTGGGATACCTCGAGCTAGCGAACGCGGGCGACTTTGCTGCTAATGTTTGGAATCAGATCCCTGTGTCGCGCTTTGCCGCTGCACTGATGGGCATTGGGGGCACGTTTGCGCTGGGGATGGCGCTTGTCGCGGCGCGGGATTTTCAGCTCTCGTGGCGGAATGTGAAGTTGTTGCGCATGGAGAGGGGGCATCTTCAGCGACTGCGGGTCAACCAGGATCGGAATCCCGATTTAGTGAGCCTGCTGGATTGCTGGTTGGGTGTTGGGGTTCGTGAACTCGGCACGGAGGTCGTGGACCGCATCGTCATGGATGGGCTCATGGGCGCGGGCTCGGTACTTGTTGGTATCGGGACGCTGATGGCGATCGGTGGGGCGGACCGCAGAGTCTACAAGGCGAGCAATCTTTTGTCTGGGTATATTGGCAATGCGCTGGCCGCGATATTTGGTCTTGTCAACGCCGTCTGGTCGGCGTACCTTCTGCACCGGTTCCGCGGCCACGACGCAGCTGTCCTCGCCCAGAAGCCGAGTAACACTATTCGTCGCAGGCTGCAAGTCCGGTCCACCCGGTTCAAATGGCATGCCTCTGTGAATGGGCTTAATGGGCTGGTTGCGGGCGCTGCATCGTTGGTTACGGCCGAGCGCTGGTGGGGGTATGTCGTTCTGATCCCATGCATTATCTCGATGGTCTTGTGCAATTTCTTATGGCGAAAGAAATTGGGGTACGATAGACCTGTGTTGGGAGATTCTTCACCTGCGAGTATGCAGCTTACGCCCCTgttcgaggacctggagTACGCTATCGCCATGCAGCGGGCTCTCGCAGACGCAGAGATCTCTCTGCCACGGAATATTGTCCAGGATGACTCGCTAGAGTCAATCTTGCAATTCATAGCGAACAACAGAATGCTGGAGCAGTACGGCGAGTCCCTTGCTCGTGACAAGAAAACCCGTGGAATCTTGTCGGAGTGCGCTCGACGCGGTCCCTTCGGTGACGAGATTCTCATGTCGCCTACGCTCCTCTTCGCCCTCTCCACATCTCCCACTCGATCCCAAACCCTATTGGATCATGCGAAAAGATTTCTTCTTACGGACGGTTACATTGCATTTGTGCATCGCGAACGACGCCTTCTAGAGCTTTTGGGATACGCCGCCTGGCGGGACCAGACGAcatccccttccccatcCACACCCACATCAGCGACCCCGATAGATGGTGTATGA
- a CDS encoding uncharacterized protein (ID:PFLUO_000930-T1.cds;~source:funannotate), translating into MSWLAGYGKDAGEENDNLGVDWVLQYEFGDIDQAQAIAEYRTLIHDLTEAGLRVQARHGHGASLLVCIRVPRDQLGHMIHKSRLKDWLCGITHTLPVGDEHTVAAADTPAEELRSVYHTITWQKELGGAGVTPKFGKWKHVTASFPLHDQDACGDLLRKWSKATVLTAEDLDIIRALFGEKVAFYYAFIQCYSLFLIVPAVLGVIGWMYLGPYSIVYGTVLCLWCIVFVEYWKIREADLSLRWGVKGVARLKVNRVQYQWEKEIRDPITGQLEQVFPAWKQLLRQLLLIPFASVATLALGTLIVVTFASEVFISEVYDGPLKGYLEFVPTVLFSLSLPVITPFLTNMATWLTDYENYRTQDLYDLAQTQKTFVMHFITAFLPTILTAYVYVPFGTLIVPRLDLLRRTGLETKSISPYTDFQVDTTRFQQEVIYLSMTAQVLNFGQEVVLPYVKQTLWQKWRSYSDRKAEMGRKRRSSISASLSNFLLIDLPNEASFLARVRAEADADEYNVEEDILEMCVQFGYLALFGVAWSLVPLGFLLNNWLELRGDFFKLTLECQRPPPIRSDSIGPSLLGLEFLAWLGTLSTAAIVHLYRGPISEVRLSYLLLTVFIAEQAYLATRFTVATALRKIFSDTISREEARRYAVRKGVLAARTAAAEGGVSSSPELLTTKPRHRVRFNEKVNVYCSTTDIEPSPDGTPSPTGELSHDEVLCGSDREAQFWNGPKHTHISTTTDMTDAGIKLIRALNTHKTAGHAPKMSKTA; encoded by the exons ATGTCTTGGCTCGCAGGGTATGGCAAGGAtgccggcgaggagaacGACAACCTCGGCGTCGACTGGGTGCTGCAGTACGAGTTTGGGGACATTG ACCAAGCACAGGCCATTGCAGAATATCGCACTCTCATCCACGATCTGACCGAAGCTGGTCTTCGCGTCCAGGCCCGCCACGGCCATGGTGCATCTCTTCTGGTCTGCATTCGCGTCCCGCGCGACCAGTTAGGCCACATGATCCATAAATCCAGACTAAAAGACTGGCTGTGTGGGATCACCCACACCTTGCCCGTGGGCGACGAACacaccgtcgccgccgcagaCACGCCCGCGGAAGAGCTTCGCTCGGTCTACCATACAATCACCTGGCAAAAGGAACTCGGCGGGGCCGGCGTGACGCCTAAATTCGGAAAATGGAAGCATGTCACCGCCTCGTTCCCTTTACACGACCAGGACGCCTGTGGGGACCTCCTCCGCAAATGGAGCAAAGCAACGGTGTTGACcgccgaggatctggataTCATTCGAGCCTTGTTTGGTGAAAAG GTTGCATTCTACTACGCTTTCATTCAATGCTATTCGCTATTCCTGATTGTGCCCGCGGTGCTGGGCGTCATTGGCTGGATGTATCTGGGCCCGTACTCGATTGTCTATGGCACCGTTCTGTGTCTCTGGTGTATTGTGTTCGTCGAGTACTGGAAGATCCGCGAGGCCGATCTCAGCCTGCGATGGGGCGTGAAGGGCGTCGCGCGGCTCAAGGTCAACCGCGTCCAGTACCaatgggagaaagagatcCGAGACCCGATCACCGGCCAGCTCGAACAGGTCTTTCCGGCGTGGAAGCAGCTCTTGCGCCAGTTGCTCCTGATCCCCTTTGCGTCTGTCGCGACTCTGGCTCTCGGCACGTTGATTGTGGTCACTTTTGCCTCGGAAGTGTTCATCTCGGAAGTGTATGACGGACCACTGAAGGGGTACCTAGAATTCGTGCCCACGGTGctcttctcgctctccctcCCAGTCATTACCCCGTTTCTGACCAACATGGCGACGTGGTTGACCGACTACGAAAACTACCGTACGCAGGACCTGTACGATCTGGCCCAAACGCAAAAGACCTTTGTCATGCATTTCATTACGGCCTTTCTGCCTACCATCCTGACTGCATATGTCTATGTCCCGTTCGGGACATTGATCGTGCCCCGTTTAGATCTCCTGCGGCGAACCGGCCTCGAGACCAAGTCGATCAGCCCATACACCGACTTTCAGGTGGACACTACCCGGTTTCAGCAAGAAGTGATTTACTTGTCGATGACGGCACAGGTCCTCAACTTCGGCCAAGAAGTGGTGTTGCCCTATGTCAAGCAGACCTTATGGCAGAAATGGCGCAGCTACAGCGACCGCAAAGCAGAAATGGGCCGCAAGCGCAGgtcatccatctccgccagtCTCTCCAATTTCCTATTGATCGACCTGCCAAATGAAGCATCCTTCTTGGCGCGTGTGCGCGCTgaggccgatgccgacgaatACAACGTCgaggaggatatcctggAGATGTGCGTGCAGTTCGGATACTTGGCCTTGTTTGGCGTGGCGTGGTCACTCGTGCCCCTGGGCTTTCTGCTCAACAACTGGCTCGAACTCCGTGGAGATTTCTTCAAGTTGACTCTCGAGTGCCAGCGCCCGCCACCCATCCGATCGGACTCCATCGGCCCCTCGCTGCTCGGGCTCGAATTCCTGGCCTGGCTGGGCACGCTCTCCACCGCAGCCATCGTGCATCTCTACCGCGGCCCGATCTCCGAAGTCCGCCTGTcctacctcctcctcacggTCTTCATCGCGGAGCAAGCCTACCTGGCCACTCGCTTCACGGTTGCCACCGCCCTACGAAAGATTTTCTCAGATACCATCTCTCGGGAGGAGGCCCGGCGGTATGCAGTACGCAAGGGTGTCCTTGCAGCACgcaccgcagcagcagaaggaggagtcTCCAGCTCCCCCGAGTTGTTGACCACCAAGCCCCGGCACCGCGTGCGCTTCAACGAGAAAGTCAATGTCTACTGCTCCACAACAGATATCGAACCCTCGCCGGACGGCACTCCATCACCAACCGGTGAACTCTCACACGACGAAGTCTTATGTGGATCTGACCGTGAGGCCCAGTTCTGGAACGGGCCTAAGCATACCCACATTTCGACCACGACCGACATGACGGACGCGGGGATCAAGCTGATCCGCGCGCTGAATACCCATAAAACCGCAGGGCATGCGCCGAAAATGTCCAAAACTGCATAG